A region from the Arachis ipaensis cultivar K30076 chromosome B01, Araip1.1, whole genome shotgun sequence genome encodes:
- the LOC107613166 gene encoding uncharacterized protein LOC107613166, with the protein MGATPFHHSILEVRLPKHFDKPTDMRYDGTQDPQEHLTAFEAMMNLDGVRDEVRCRAFSVTLAGSAIRWFNVLPQGSVTTLANITRAFLAQFTTRIAKAKHPINLLAVTQRSGEPTRKYLDRFNDECLEIDGLTDLVASLCLTNGLLNEDFRKHLTTKPVWTMQEIQNVAREYINDEEVSQVVVANKRQPAHNPARQPTLIVEVYQQIADKGILSKPRQLKDRTGGNKNLYCDYHKGFSHKTQDCFDLKDVLEQAIQEGKLAEFSHLIRKPRRRDRDRSGDDRSRAVRPRQEPEEDNEGGLTIVNVVVGRDVAPRSKSACKKDAKVLAMSSSSPALSSRRVPSISFGPEDQWFDDLLENPSMEITARGGTGLVRRILVDTGADSNIMFRNVFDALGLRDTDLKTHQHGVVGLGDNFIKPDGIVSLPVSIGGGRGKRSVMAEFIVLRDSTAYNLIMRRKTINEFRAVICTKLLMMKFVADDGSVGSIRGVVQIF; encoded by the exons ATGGGGGCAACCCCTTTCCACCACTCCATTCTCGAGGTCCGGCTACCGAAGCATTTCgataagccaacggacatgagatATGACGGCACCCAAGATCCTCAAGAACATctaacggcctttgaggccatgATGAATCTGGATGGTGTGCGTGATGAAGTGAGATGTCGCGCCTTCTCCGTAACCTTAGCGGGGTCGGCAATCCGTTGGTTCAACGTTCTCCCCCAAGGCTCCGTGACCACTCTTGCAAACATAACTCGAGCCTTCCTGGCTCAATTCACCACGCGTATTGCTAAAGCTAAGCACCCGATCAACTTGCTAGCGGTGACGCAGAGAAGCGGGGAACCGACCAGGAAGTACCTGGATAGGTTCAATGATGAATGCCTGGAGATCGACGGCCTGACTGACTTGGTAGCCAGCTTGTGCTTGACAAACGGGCTGCTGAATGAAGATTTTAGGAAACACCTTACCACCAAGCCTGTGTGGACGATGCAAGAAATCCAAAATGTGGCCAGGGAGTACATCAACGACGAGGAGGTTAGCCAAGTCGTGGTAGCCAACAAGCGGCAACCCGCCCATAACCCTGCTCGTCAACCCA CCCTGATCGTCGAGGTGTACCAGCAGATAGCCGACAAAGGCATCCTGTCGAAGCCTCGACAACTCAAGGATAGAACTGGAGGGAACAAAAATCTCTACTGTGACTACCACAAGGGCTTCAGCCATAAGACCCAAGATTGTTTCGATTTGAAGGATGTTCTAGAGCAGGCGATCCAGGAAGGTAAGCTGGCAGAGTTCTCTCACCTCATAAGAAAACCCAGGAGGCGAGATCGTGACCGATCTGGCGACGACAGGAGCCGCGCAGTAAGACCAAGGCAAGAGCCCGAGGAGGACAATGAAGGCGGCCTCACCATTGTGAACGTTGTAGTCGGGAGAGACGTTGCCCCTAGGTCGAAGTCGGCATGCAAGAAAGATGCCAAAGTCTTGGCTATGTCATCGTCTAGTCCTGCGCTTTCCTCCAGGAGAGTCCCGTCAATATCATTCGGACCagaggaccaatggtttgacgaCTTGCTGGAGAACCCTTCAATGGAGATCACAGCAAGGGGAGGAACTGGTCTGGTCAGGCGAATCCTCGTGGACACTGGAGCCGATTCGAACATCATGTTTCGTAACGTGTTTGATGCTTTAGGCCTCCGAGACACCGACCTGAAAACTCACCAACACGGTGTGGTCGGCTTAGGCGATAACTTTATCAAGCCTGATGGAATAGTCTCCCTACCAGTCTCCATAGGAGGAGGTCGAgggaagaggtcggtaatggcgGAGTTCATTGTTCTAAGGGACTCCACGGCCTACAACCTCATCATGAGAAGGAAAACGATCAATGAGTTCAGAGCGGTAATATGTACTAAGTTATTGATGATGAAGTTTGTTGCTGACGATGGGTCGGTGGGATCCATCAGGGGAGTGGTGCAGATTTTCTAA
- the LOC107636616 gene encoding transcription initiation factor IIF subunit alpha (The sequence of the model RefSeq protein was modified relative to this genomic sequence to represent the inferred CDS: added 27 bases not found in genome assembly): MSMDLQLKASCGGCGSTTDLYGSNCKHMTLCLTCGKTMAEKKAKCFDCGATITRLIREYNVRASSTTDKNYFIGRFVTGLPNFSKKKSAENKWSLQKDGLQNRQITDALREKYKNKPWLLEDETGQFQYQGNLEGAQSATYYLLMMERKEFVAIPAGSWYNFNKVAQYKQLTLEEAEEKIKNRKKTADGYERWMMKAANNGPAVFGERAKFEEKESTAGKGRKKGGDDHEGHVSDKGEEDEEEEATRKHRLGLDKRDGDDDEEGPRGGDLDQDDDDIEKGDDWEHEEIFTDDDEAVGNDPEEREDLAPEVPAPPEIKQDEEDEDEDNEDGGGLSKSGKELKMLLGRAGGMNESDAEDDDDDEDENDDASIPAAFAPKQKDAPKEEPADNSPLKPAASGTARGTPSTSKSSKGKRKLNEDSKASNSAQPKKVKTENETKPTVKEENGSASKSNGPSKGTSPAPSSKAGSSSAASGPVTEEEIRAVLMQKTPLTTQDLVAKFKGRLKTSEEKKPFADLLRRICKIPKGNGGSRYVILRD; encoded by the exons ATGTCGATGGACCTGCAACTGAAGGCGTCGTGCGGTGGATGTGGATCAACCACCGACCTTTACGGAAGCAATTGCAAGCACATGACTCTCTGTTTGACCTGCGGCAAGACCATGGCTGAGAAAAAGGCCAAATGCTTCGACTGTGGCGCCACCATCACTCGCTTGATTCGA GAATATAATGTTCGTGCAAGCTCAACCACTGACAAAAATTACTTCATTGGAAGATTCGTGACTGGGTTGCCTAATTTCTCTAAGAAGAAAAGTGCTGAAAACAAGTGGTCCCTTCAGAAGGATGGACTGCAGAACCGCCAAATTACTGATGCTTTGCGG GAGAAGTACAAGAACAAGCCTTGGCTGTTGGAGGATGAAACGGGTCAGTTCCAATACCAGGGTAATCTCGAAGGTGCACAATCAGCTACATATTACCTTCTCATGATGGAAAGGAAGGA GTACAACTTTAACAAGGTTGCACAGTATAAGCAATTGACTCTGGAGGAAGcagaagagaaaattaagaataGAAAGAAAACTGCAGATGGATATGAAAGATGGATGATGAAAGCTGCAAATAATGGACCTGCTGTATTTGGTGAACGTGCAAAATTTGAAGAGAAGGAGAGCACTGCCGGGAAAGGCCGCAAAAAAGGTGGTGATGATCATGAGGGTCATGTCTCTGATAAGGGGGAGGAGGACGAAGAGGAGGAGGCAACAAGGAAGCATAGACTTGGACTTGATAAAAGAGATGGCGATGACGATGAAGAAGGTCCAAGGGGAGGAGACCTTGATCaggatgatgatgatattgagaagg GTGATGATTGGGAACACGAAGAGATTTTCACTGATGATGATGAAGCTGTTGGCAATGATCCCGAGGAAAGGGAAGATTTGGCTCCTGAAGTTCCTGCTCCTCCTGAAATCAAGCAG GATGAGGAGGATGAGGATGAAGATAATGAAGATGGAGGAGGTCTGAGTAAATCTGGGAAAGAGCTGAAGATGTTGCTTGGACGAGCTGGTGGCATGAATGAATCTGATGCCGAGGATGATGACGATGACGAAGAT GAGAATGACGATGCTAGCATCCCTGCTGCATTTGCTCCAAAGCAGAAGGATGCACCTAAGGAAGAGCCAGCTGACAATAGTCCGTTAAAACCTGCAGCATCAGGAACTGCTCGGGGGACTCCCTCTACTTCTAAGTCTTCAAAGGGGAAGAGGAAATTAAATGAGGATTCAAAAGCATCTAATAGTGCTCAACCAAAGAAAGTTAAAACAGAAAAC GAAACAAAACCAACTGTGAAAGAAGAAAATGGGTCTGCATCCAAAAGTAACGGGCCTTCAAAGGGTACATCACCAGCACCATCATCAAAGGCAGGGTCTTCTTCTGCAGCTTCTGGACCCGTGACTGAGGAAGAAATCAGAGCTGTTTTAATGCAAAAGACTCCACTAACCACACAAGATCTCGTAGCCAAATTCAAAGGAAGACTAAAAACTTCAGAG GAGAAAAAGCCTTTTGCGGACCTCCTGAGGAGAATCTGTAAGATACCGAAGGGTAATGGAGGATCCCGTTATGTTATATTAAGAGATTAA
- the LOC107636606 gene encoding alkaline ceramidase 3 has protein sequence MVETSSFWGPVTSTTECCEKNYVYLPYIAEFYNTISNIPTILLALIGLINAVRQRFEKRFSILHVSNMILAIGSMSYHATLQNVQQQSDETPMVWEVLLYMYILHSPDWHYRSTMPTFLFLYGVVFAIAHSFFRFSVGFKMHYVVLCLLCIPRMYKYYIYTQDVAAKRLAKLFIANLVLGSIFWFCDRFFCKEISSWPINPQGHALWHAFMGFSLYFANTFLMFCRAQQREWSPKIVYFMGVLPYVKIEKPKGQ, from the exons ATGGTGGAAACTTCAAGCTTCTGGGGTCCAGTCACATCCACTACAGAGTGTTGTGAAAAGAACTATGTATATTTGCCTTACATTGCAGAATTTTATAATACTATCTCCAACATTCCGACAATCCTTTTGGCTCTGATTGGTCTTATAAATGCTGTTAGACAACGATTCGAGAAAAGATTTAGCATTCTTCATGTATCCAATATGATACTTGCCATTGGAAGTATGTCGTACCATGCGACACTGCAAAATGT GCAACAGCAAAGTGATGAAACTCCTATGGTATGGGAGGTGCTGCTGTACATGTACATTCTCCACTCTCCAGATTGGCATTATCGCAGTACGATGCCCACCTTCCTCTTTCTATACGGTGTTGTTTTTGCCATTGCACATTCCTTTTTCCGTTTTAGTGTCGGCTTCAAAATGCACTATGTCGTACTCTGTCTCCTCTGCATTCCAAGAATGTACAAGTATTACATTTACACTCAAGATGTTGCTGCCAAGCGGCTTGCAAAGCTATTTATAGCCAATCTTGTATTGGGCAGTATATTTTGGTTCTGTGATCGTTTCTTCTGCAAGGAGATATCCAGTTGGCCTATTAACCCACAGGGTCACGCTTTGTGGCATGCTTTCATGGGTTTCAGTTTGTACTTTGCAAACACATTCTTGATGTTTTGCCGTGCTCAACAGCGTGAGTGGTCTCCAAAAATTGTATATTTTATGGGTGTTTTACCCTATGTGAAGATTGAGAAACCAAAAGGACAGTGA